The following coding sequences are from one Veillonella rodentium window:
- a CDS encoding multidrug effflux MFS transporter, whose protein sequence is MLTISNKGWLFISILSALMAFTSLSTDIYLPAMPAMGRDLNGDAELTLTGFLIGFALAQLFWGAVSDKIGRKKPLIIGIVLFIIGSVGCALSSSMMELLAWRVFQAFGACVGPMLSRAMIRDLYGRTEAAKMLSTLAIVMAIAPIVGPMLAGHLLLWYTWHAIFWLLVGIGIVMLVAVAVLPETHPREKRSKRSISHTYINYWILLRNKGFMKYTLCVSSFYIAIYAFLTGSPYVYIDVYQVPTEYFGYLFAVNIIGVMLLSAINRRIVSAIRLDRLLRYATLFAAFCVSIVMGLMFLGYHSLWLIVIGCFLFFSMNGIIAAVTNALALDRAGKMAGSGAALLGAMQYGSGIVSSLMLTFLPNDSAYPMMGIIAIFVILCAVIAYPEDERYNRI, encoded by the coding sequence ATGCTGACGATTAGCAATAAAGGATGGCTTTTTATTTCTATATTAAGTGCCTTAATGGCGTTTACATCATTATCTACGGATATTTATTTGCCTGCTATGCCTGCAATGGGGCGAGATCTCAATGGTGATGCGGAGCTTACGTTGACCGGTTTCTTAATAGGTTTTGCGTTGGCACAGCTTTTCTGGGGCGCCGTTAGTGATAAAATTGGGCGTAAGAAGCCTCTTATAATTGGGATAGTTTTATTCATTATCGGTTCTGTAGGATGTGCATTGAGTTCATCCATGATGGAGTTACTTGCTTGGCGAGTATTCCAGGCGTTTGGTGCTTGTGTAGGACCTATGTTATCTCGGGCCATGATTCGAGATCTCTATGGTCGGACCGAGGCGGCTAAGATGTTGTCGACCCTTGCCATTGTCATGGCGATTGCGCCTATTGTGGGGCCGATGCTGGCGGGGCATTTGCTTTTGTGGTATACATGGCATGCCATATTCTGGCTATTGGTCGGAATCGGTATAGTGATGCTCGTGGCGGTGGCTGTATTGCCTGAAACACATCCCCGGGAGAAACGCAGCAAGCGTTCTATCAGCCATACATATATAAATTATTGGATTTTATTACGCAATAAGGGATTTATGAAATATACACTCTGTGTGAGTTCATTTTATATTGCCATTTATGCGTTTTTAACAGGCTCTCCATACGTATATATTGACGTATATCAAGTTCCGACCGAATATTTCGGATATCTGTTTGCTGTTAATATTATCGGTGTTATGTTGTTGAGCGCCATCAATCGCCGTATCGTCAGTGCTATACGCCTCGATCGATTATTGCGGTATGCGACTCTGTTTGCCGCTTTTTGCGTATCGATTGTGATGGGATTGATGTTTTTAGGATATCATTCGCTGTGGTTAATCGTTATCGGTTGTTTTTTATTTTTCTCCATGAATGGGATTATCGCAGCGGTTACGAATGCATTGGCATTAGATCGTGCCGGCAAAATGGCCGGATCGGGGGCTGCTTTATTGGGGGCTATGCAATATGGCAGCGGTATCGTATCATCTTTGATGTTGACCTTCCTGCCGAACGATTCGGCATATCCGATGATGGGAATCATCGCTATATTTGTTATTCTCTGTGCTGTAATAGCTTATCCGGAGGATGAACGATACAATAGAATATAA
- the rpsF gene encoding 30S ribosomal protein S6: MNKYEVMFIVKPAEEEATNAVIEKVEALIARVGGTVEKVDRWGKKRLAYAVKKFTDGFYVLINFEADPAEIKEIDRVIKINDEVLRHLIVKHDA, encoded by the coding sequence ATGAACAAATACGAAGTCATGTTTATTGTGAAACCAGCTGAAGAGGAAGCAACTAACGCTGTTATTGAAAAAGTAGAAGCTTTAATTGCTCGTGTAGGCGGCACAGTAGAAAAGGTAGATCGTTGGGGCAAGAAACGTCTTGCTTACGCGGTGAAGAAATTCACTGACGGTTTTTATGTATTGATTAACTTTGAAGCAGATCCTGCTGAAATCAAAGAAATCGATCGTGTAATAAAAATCAACGATGAAGTCCTAAGACATTTAATTGTAAAACACGACGCATAA
- a CDS encoding single-stranded DNA-binding protein, which yields MNSVQILGNLARDPEVRYTKTGRAVATFTVAATNTYIDSTTNETKEQTAFINCVAWGKLGEAAGNLRKGNRCFVEGRLQTRSYETQDGQKRYVTEVVANFVGQSLDMNTNSFDGGSNFDSFSTGGDDENIPF from the coding sequence ATGAACTCTGTACAAATTCTAGGTAATTTAGCTCGTGACCCTGAAGTCCGTTATACCAAAACAGGTCGTGCGGTGGCAACTTTCACAGTGGCTGCAACGAATACCTATATTGATTCCACAACGAATGAGACGAAAGAACAGACTGCTTTCATCAACTGCGTTGCGTGGGGTAAACTTGGTGAAGCGGCAGGTAATCTTCGTAAAGGCAACCGTTGCTTTGTAGAAGGTCGCTTGCAGACTCGTTCCTATGAGACTCAGGATGGTCAAAAGCGGTACGTTACCGAAGTGGTAGCGAACTTTGTGGGCCAATCCCTTGATATGAATACTAATTCTTTCGATGGTGGGTCCAATTTTGATAGTTTCAGTACAGGCGGCGATGACGAAAACATCCCGTTCTAG
- the rpsR gene encoding 30S ribosomal protein S18 has protein sequence MRRDRGRKPRRKVCVFCADHIDQIDYKDVAKLRRFTTERGKILPRRISGTCAKHQRKLTTSIKRARAIALLPFTAE, from the coding sequence ATGAGAAGAGATAGAGGCAGAAAGCCAAGAAGAAAAGTATGCGTTTTCTGTGCAGACCATATCGATCAAATCGACTATAAAGATGTTGCTAAACTTCGTCGTTTTACGACTGAACGCGGTAAAATCTTACCTCGTCGTATTTCCGGTACTTGCGCAAAACATCAACGCAAATTGACTACATCTATCAAACGTGCACGTGCAATCGCTTTATTGCCATTCACTGCTGAATAA
- a CDS encoding substrate-binding domain-containing protein, whose translation MGFLKKDISRRQFIGGALALAAASAVPSFIRGAYKPTQTDSLQVWTCGGLSEAFLDLNQVYTMHTGHNIQYTGAFAGAIGKSLMAGKSRTEIFGARGLELAKTMRKKGVSIAFEPLCFTDYVIVTPKGNPAGIRDLQDMAEPGVRIMLPLGASPPGSASVKGIMKLSGLTEGIMKNMVSENACVISMMCDLIEGKGDVSIIEKRLTTHDRFKDRIEYFPISPQFVPPAPLTFTINTMKYVQDRALASDYIEFTRSREGQQILENHGFTSVHSARGLDLIERFGVKDV comes from the coding sequence GTGGGATTTTTGAAAAAAGATATATCCCGGCGCCAATTTATTGGTGGCGCTTTAGCTTTAGCCGCAGCTTCCGCAGTACCCTCGTTTATACGCGGTGCGTATAAACCGACACAGACTGATTCACTTCAAGTGTGGACCTGTGGAGGGCTGTCGGAGGCTTTTTTAGATTTAAATCAAGTCTATACGATGCATACCGGACATAATATTCAGTACACAGGTGCTTTTGCGGGGGCAATCGGTAAATCCCTGATGGCCGGAAAGAGTCGCACCGAGATTTTTGGCGCTCGCGGTTTAGAATTGGCGAAAACTATGCGCAAGAAGGGTGTAAGTATCGCCTTTGAACCGCTATGTTTTACAGACTATGTTATCGTGACACCGAAAGGAAATCCTGCGGGGATAAGAGATTTGCAGGATATGGCTGAGCCGGGTGTCCGGATCATGTTGCCGCTGGGAGCATCACCGCCCGGCAGTGCTTCCGTAAAGGGGATTATGAAATTATCCGGCTTGACAGAGGGAATTATGAAAAACATGGTATCTGAAAATGCCTGTGTTATCTCTATGATGTGCGACCTTATAGAGGGGAAAGGGGACGTATCCATTATTGAAAAACGGCTCACTACACATGACCGTTTTAAGGATCGCATCGAATATTTCCCGATATCACCACAATTCGTGCCGCCGGCACCGTTGACTTTCACCATTAACACGATGAAATATGTGCAGGATCGTGCATTAGCATCGGATTATATTGAGTTTACACGCTCCAGGGAAGGGCAACAAATCCTTGAAAACCACGGGTTTACATCCGTTCATAGTGCGAGAGGTCTCGATTTGATAGAAAGGTTCGGTGTAAAAGATGTGTAA
- a CDS encoding 4Fe-4S binding protein yields the protein MCNQCHASTSCTAQSENACASRSVKKLSIWRRIVQFIFLFIMGKWVYYGVFRCPYIVPFVNCESCSMITCWGRITAYFYAWWIIIPIMAVLFGRAFCSWFCPSGWVNQMLGKLSISKWKNRKSYMRLFQLGMVIMVVLGAIVYFKYGNPRIMIPIRTSDEYFNAVILSMQFSEWYWAARTITVVSIIAASLIIANVWCRFVCPVGGIMELIRKISIFRVYKTDACDNCDACLRICEMGTRPDEMNCTNCGDCLHVCHKNAIKFGRKG from the coding sequence ATGTGTAATCAATGTCATGCATCCACAAGCTGTACTGCTCAATCCGAAAATGCCTGTGCATCCAGATCAGTAAAAAAACTATCCATATGGCGCCGTATCGTGCAGTTTATATTTCTTTTTATTATGGGCAAATGGGTGTATTACGGAGTGTTCCGCTGTCCTTATATCGTGCCTTTCGTCAACTGTGAAAGCTGCTCCATGATTACCTGCTGGGGGCGAATTACCGCGTATTTCTATGCATGGTGGATTATCATCCCGATTATGGCAGTCCTCTTTGGCCGTGCTTTTTGCAGTTGGTTCTGTCCAAGTGGATGGGTAAATCAAATGCTGGGGAAACTTTCAATAAGCAAATGGAAAAATCGAAAGTCCTATATGCGTTTATTCCAGCTGGGGATGGTGATTATGGTTGTATTAGGCGCTATCGTATATTTCAAATACGGCAATCCCCGCATTATGATACCGATACGGACGAGTGATGAATATTTTAATGCAGTCATTTTATCTATGCAGTTCTCAGAATGGTATTGGGCTGCCCGTACCATTACGGTGGTATCCATTATCGCCGCATCCCTTATTATTGCTAATGTATGGTGCAGATTTGTATGTCCTGTAGGGGGCATCATGGAACTGATTCGTAAGATTTCTATCTTCAGAGTCTATAAAACCGATGCTTGTGATAACTGTGATGCGTGCCTGCGCATCTGTGAAATGGGAACTCGCCCCGATGAAATGAACTGTACTAACTGTGGTGATTGTTTGCATGTATGTCATAAGAATGCCATTAAGTTCGGACGGAAAGGTTGA
- a CDS encoding radical SAM protein, which produces MKEIQGQSFLQNHPCYNKDAAANWGRLHLPVAPNCNIRCNYCNRMYDCANENRPGVTQHIYTPQEAVSFVRKVFDARRDISVVGIAGPGDPMCDADKTLETFRLVKREIPHVMLCLSSNGLAVPDYIDAIHDLGITHVTITVNAIDPVVASHMYSMVCYDDTIYRGIEGARILLERQAESIRKLKERNIIVKINTVVVPEVNMDHVPAIAKQAEEWGVDLMNCIAMIPVHDTFFANHRSPTKNEIDNIRRFIRRYVPQMTHCNRCRADAIGRLCEA; this is translated from the coding sequence ATGAAAGAGATTCAAGGACAAAGTTTCCTGCAAAATCATCCGTGTTACAACAAGGATGCCGCGGCCAACTGGGGACGATTACATTTGCCGGTAGCACCGAATTGTAACATTCGATGTAATTATTGTAATCGCATGTACGATTGTGCCAATGAAAATCGTCCGGGCGTGACACAACATATATATACGCCTCAAGAGGCTGTATCTTTTGTGCGGAAGGTATTTGATGCGCGTCGAGATATTTCCGTTGTCGGTATTGCTGGACCCGGAGATCCCATGTGTGATGCGGATAAGACCCTCGAAACATTTCGTCTCGTGAAACGTGAAATCCCTCATGTGATGTTGTGTTTATCCAGTAATGGTCTTGCCGTTCCGGATTATATTGACGCTATTCATGATTTAGGAATTACTCATGTGACGATTACGGTAAATGCTATCGACCCAGTCGTGGCGAGCCATATGTATTCCATGGTGTGCTATGATGATACGATTTATAGAGGTATCGAGGGGGCTCGTATTTTATTGGAACGTCAGGCTGAAAGTATCAGAAAATTAAAGGAACGAAATATTATCGTCAAAATTAATACGGTGGTTGTACCGGAAGTCAACATGGATCATGTACCGGCTATCGCTAAACAGGCGGAAGAGTGGGGTGTCGACTTGATGAATTGTATCGCCATGATTCCCGTACATGATACATTCTTTGCGAATCATCGGAGCCCGACGAAGAATGAAATTGACAATATACGCCGGTTCATTCGACGCTATGTGCCTCAGATGACACATTGCAATCGGTGCCGTGCCGATGCAATCGGACGACTATGCGAGGCATAG
- a CDS encoding aminotransferase class V-fold PLP-dependent enzyme: MNYIYLDNACTTFPKAPTVANAMANYITNRGININRGSYTLAYDVEDIIYTTRERLHHLFNGCDPSHVIFTQNVTMGLNMVIKGLLKQGDHVLVSSMEHNAVMRPLTQLLADGITFDVIPCDTTGSIDLPAIQNLIQPKTVAIIINHASNVCGTVQPIAEISEICKRHNLHFIVDSAQTAGTLPIDVKASHIDALCFTGHKGLLGPQGVGGIVMTKDMANQLIALIAGGTGSFSHLETMPTTMPDAFEAGTLNLPGIIGLNEGLRFIESRGIESIHNHEMALTKTFLAGLQAIKGIHIIGKQDTQDRTAVVSITVDNMDPATVAYELESIHHIMTRVGLHCAPRAHKTLGTYPKGTVRFSFGYANTQEDVAKTLSALRIITNT; this comes from the coding sequence ATGAACTATATTTATCTGGACAATGCCTGTACGACATTTCCCAAAGCGCCGACCGTAGCGAACGCTATGGCAAACTATATTACAAACCGGGGAATTAATATCAACCGAGGCTCCTACACTCTCGCTTATGATGTAGAAGATATCATCTATACGACACGCGAACGTCTGCATCATCTATTCAACGGCTGCGATCCGTCCCATGTTATCTTTACACAGAATGTTACGATGGGCCTCAACATGGTCATTAAGGGGCTGCTCAAGCAGGGGGACCATGTACTCGTCAGCTCGATGGAACATAATGCCGTTATGAGGCCGCTGACCCAATTGCTTGCAGATGGCATCACATTTGATGTCATTCCTTGCGATACAACAGGATCTATCGACCTCCCTGCAATACAGAATCTCATTCAGCCCAAAACAGTGGCTATCATCATCAATCACGCCTCTAATGTATGCGGCACCGTACAACCTATTGCGGAAATCAGCGAAATATGCAAACGCCATAATTTACATTTCATCGTCGATAGTGCTCAGACAGCGGGCACACTGCCTATCGATGTGAAAGCATCACACATTGACGCACTCTGTTTTACAGGACATAAAGGATTACTCGGTCCGCAAGGTGTCGGCGGTATTGTAATGACAAAAGATATGGCAAATCAACTCATCGCACTTATAGCGGGCGGTACCGGCAGTTTTTCGCACTTGGAAACCATGCCGACCACGATGCCTGACGCCTTTGAAGCGGGCACGTTGAACTTACCCGGCATTATCGGCCTCAACGAAGGACTTAGATTTATAGAGTCTCGAGGAATAGAATCAATTCACAACCATGAAATGGCTCTAACCAAAACATTTCTCGCAGGATTACAAGCGATAAAGGGCATTCATATCATCGGTAAACAGGATACACAGGACAGGACAGCCGTCGTGTCAATCACCGTAGACAATATGGATCCGGCCACCGTAGCCTACGAGCTCGAATCAATCCATCACATCATGACTCGTGTGGGGCTTCATTGTGCACCGCGAGCGCACAAAACATTGGGAACCTATCCCAAAGGAACCGTGCGTTTCTCCTTCGGCTATGCCAATACCCAGGAAGATGTAGCAAAAACACTGTCCGCACTGCGCATAATTACGAATACTTAA
- the yedE gene encoding YedE family putative selenium transporter — MKGFHEKRTLIISGLIIGAIAGFLVLAGNPANMGFCIACFIRDTVGSLGLHRAAPVQYIRPEVIGLILGAYALSIIRGEHQSKGGSSPIIRFILGFFVMIGSLMFLGCPLRMILRLGGGDLNVIFGILGFAGGVGIGTIFLKRGYSLQRTYALSKLESAMMPAIQVALLILLVAAPAFILFSQKGPGSMHAPWFISLVAGLVVGGLAQLSRLCTVGGFRDLFLFKKSILIFGYLAVLIGVFVVNISFGNFHLGFENQPIAHTDGLWNFLGMALAGFCSVLLGGCPLRQLIMTGEGNSDSAVTVLGLAAGAAFAHNFGLAASGAGPTLNGQIAVGVGFIVALIIAIFNTKRADA; from the coding sequence ATGAAAGGGTTTCATGAGAAACGGACGTTGATTATTTCAGGTCTTATTATCGGGGCCATTGCAGGCTTTCTGGTGTTGGCAGGTAATCCTGCTAATATGGGGTTTTGTATCGCCTGCTTTATTCGTGATACCGTTGGTAGTCTTGGGCTGCACCGGGCTGCACCGGTACAGTATATTCGCCCTGAAGTCATCGGGCTTATATTAGGCGCTTATGCATTATCCATTATTCGGGGGGAACATCAGAGCAAGGGAGGTTCGTCGCCTATCATTCGATTTATTCTCGGCTTTTTTGTCATGATCGGTTCCTTAATGTTTCTCGGGTGTCCTCTTCGCATGATTTTGCGCCTGGGCGGAGGCGATTTAAATGTTATTTTCGGTATTCTCGGCTTTGCCGGAGGTGTCGGTATCGGAACGATTTTCTTAAAGCGCGGATATTCATTGCAACGTACCTATGCGTTGAGTAAACTGGAATCAGCCATGATGCCTGCCATTCAAGTGGCTTTGCTGATTCTCCTTGTGGCTGCACCGGCATTTATCCTCTTTAGTCAAAAAGGTCCCGGCTCAATGCATGCACCTTGGTTTATTTCCTTGGTCGCAGGTCTGGTTGTAGGCGGCCTTGCTCAATTAAGCCGACTTTGCACCGTTGGTGGCTTCCGTGATTTGTTCTTGTTCAAAAAATCTATTCTTATCTTTGGTTATTTAGCTGTTCTCATTGGTGTATTCGTTGTAAATATCAGCTTTGGTAATTTCCATCTCGGCTTTGAAAACCAACCGATTGCACATACAGATGGATTGTGGAACTTCCTGGGTATGGCGCTTGCAGGTTTCTGCAGTGTATTGCTTGGCGGTTGTCCGTTGCGTCAACTTATCATGACTGGTGAAGGTAATTCCGATTCCGCTGTTACAGTACTTGGCCTTGCGGCAGGGGCTGCATTTGCACATAATTTTGGCCTTGCCGCATCCGGTGCAGGGCCTACATTGAATGGTCAGATTGCTGTAGGTGTTGGATTTATAGTAGCACTCATCATTGCTATATTTAATACAAAACGCGCTGATGCTTAG
- a CDS encoding DUF3343 domain-containing protein, whose protein sequence is MKYIATFYSHFGAIRFKREAPEGVTDIELRPVPRDLSSSCGTSASFDAGESFTFTDDPTGEIEQIVAIMDGGYRTIFESPNK, encoded by the coding sequence ATGAAATATATTGCTACTTTTTATTCCCATTTCGGTGCGATTCGATTTAAACGTGAGGCCCCTGAGGGGGTAACCGATATAGAACTGCGTCCTGTACCGCGCGATCTGAGTTCGTCCTGTGGAACCAGTGCCTCCTTTGATGCTGGTGAAAGTTTTACGTTTACAGATGATCCGACCGGTGAGATTGAACAAATCGTTGCTATAATGGATGGGGGATATAGAACTATATTTGAAAGTCCTAATAAATAG
- a CDS encoding MerR family transcriptional regulator, whose translation MTYTVGEIAKKLNIAPSALRYYDKEGLLPFVERSNGGIRIFREEDMDWLELIECMKRTGMPIKEIKHFIDCCVEGDIRINDRLSIIRNQRDRVLAEIEHLQARLSMLEFKTWFYEEAQRRGTCSFYETATPDDIPLEYHKYFERKWRADKEATENGEPPKKYRAI comes from the coding sequence ATGACATATACTGTTGGCGAAATTGCAAAAAAACTGAATATAGCACCTTCTGCTTTGCGTTATTACGACAAGGAGGGCTTATTGCCCTTTGTAGAACGTTCTAACGGAGGTATCCGTATATTCCGCGAAGAAGATATGGATTGGCTGGAGTTAATCGAATGTATGAAACGTACGGGTATGCCTATAAAAGAAATCAAACATTTTATCGACTGCTGCGTTGAAGGCGATATCCGTATCAACGATCGATTATCTATTATTAGAAATCAACGAGATCGTGTGCTAGCAGAAATTGAGCACCTACAAGCTCGCTTATCTATGCTAGAGTTTAAAACATGGTTCTATGAAGAAGCACAACGTCGAGGCACTTGCAGCTTTTATGAAACAGCAACCCCTGATGATATTCCACTTGAGTATCATAAATATTTCGAACGCAAATGGCGCGCCGATAAAGAAGCCACCGAAAATGGTGAACCACCTAAAAAATATAGAGCTATATAA
- a CDS encoding 1-deoxy-D-xylulose-5-phosphate synthase codes for MNLIDVKSPADLKGLSISELTDLTAQARQALMTKVSEHGGHFGPPMGAAEMIMALHYVFNSPVDKIVYDVSHQSYVHKMVTGRALAFLDHDHYDDVTGYTDPTESDHDFFNIGHTSTSISLASGLATARNLKGDSENIIAIIGDGSLSGGEAFEGLDYAATLNSNMIIIVNDNDQSIAENHGGLYGGLRELRESNGESSNNIFKALGLDYRFVADGNDLETLIHVFKDVKDIDHPIVLHIVTQKGKGYAIAEQNKEAFHWTMPFNLETGKPEHVDNGPSYAGVIADYLMEQIKADPTVVAINAGTPGGFCFVSDWRKEAGKQYVDVGIAEEHAVAMSSGIAKNGGKPVFNVYSTFLQRTYDQLVQDLCVNNNSAVIINHMASVYGMNDVTHLGFFDIPMLTSIPNLVYLAPTNKEELLAMTAYAVHQNEHPVAIRVPVGEFVSTGVADMTDYSVLNKSEVTRRGEGIALLGLGNFYHPANQVADELAKEGINATVVNPKFASGIDEDLLEELKENHSVVFTLEDGVVEGGWGQRVASFYGPSAMRVKNYGIAKEFHDRYDASELLRENGVSVEQITADAKRMLQ; via the coding sequence ATGAATTTAATTGATGTAAAATCCCCAGCCGATTTAAAAGGTTTATCTATTTCTGAATTAACAGACTTAACAGCACAAGCTCGTCAAGCTCTTATGACAAAGGTATCTGAACATGGCGGTCATTTTGGCCCTCCTATGGGGGCAGCTGAAATGATTATGGCCTTGCATTATGTATTTAATTCTCCTGTAGATAAAATCGTATATGATGTATCCCATCAATCGTATGTACATAAAATGGTTACAGGACGTGCCTTAGCATTTTTAGATCACGACCATTATGATGATGTAACAGGCTATACGGACCCAACTGAAAGTGACCATGATTTCTTTAACATTGGTCATACCTCAACATCTATCTCTTTGGCATCTGGCTTAGCTACTGCTCGAAATTTAAAGGGTGACTCTGAAAATATTATTGCCATCATTGGTGATGGTTCCTTATCCGGTGGGGAAGCTTTTGAAGGTCTTGATTATGCCGCAACATTAAACAGTAATATGATTATTATCGTAAACGATAATGATCAATCCATTGCAGAAAACCATGGTGGTTTGTATGGTGGCCTTCGCGAATTGCGTGAGTCTAATGGTGAAAGTTCTAACAATATCTTTAAGGCTCTAGGTCTAGATTATCGTTTTGTAGCAGATGGTAATGATTTAGAGACACTGATTCATGTGTTTAAGGATGTAAAAGATATTGACCATCCAATCGTTTTACATATCGTTACCCAAAAAGGTAAGGGATATGCTATTGCAGAACAAAATAAAGAAGCTTTCCATTGGACCATGCCGTTTAATCTTGAAACAGGTAAACCTGAACACGTTGATAACGGACCATCTTATGCGGGGGTTATCGCCGATTATTTGATGGAACAAATTAAGGCTGATCCTACTGTTGTGGCAATTAATGCGGGTACTCCAGGCGGTTTTTGCTTTGTTTCGGACTGGCGTAAAGAGGCAGGAAAGCAATATGTTGATGTCGGTATTGCGGAAGAACATGCTGTCGCGATGAGTTCCGGTATTGCGAAAAATGGAGGGAAACCTGTATTTAACGTATACAGTACGTTTTTACAACGCACGTATGACCAGTTAGTGCAGGATCTTTGTGTTAATAATAATAGTGCGGTTATTATAAATCATATGGCTTCCGTATATGGTATGAATGATGTGACTCATTTAGGATTTTTTGATATTCCGATGCTTACGAGTATCCCGAATCTTGTATATTTGGCACCGACGAATAAGGAGGAATTGTTAGCAATGACTGCTTATGCGGTTCATCAGAATGAGCATCCTGTAGCCATTCGCGTTCCTGTAGGTGAGTTTGTGTCGACTGGTGTGGCTGATATGACTGATTATAGCGTATTAAATAAATCTGAAGTCACTCGTCGTGGTGAAGGTATTGCTTTGTTAGGCTTAGGTAATTTCTACCATCCAGCTAATCAAGTTGCTGATGAATTGGCTAAAGAAGGTATTAATGCAACCGTGGTAAATCCTAAATTTGCGTCCGGTATTGATGAAGATTTGTTAGAAGAATTAAAAGAGAATCATTCTGTTGTATTTACTTTAGAAGACGGCGTTGTAGAAGGTGGTTGGGGGCAGCGTGTAGCCAGCTTTTACGGGCCTTCTGCAATGCGTGTGAAAAATTACGGCATTGCTAAAGAATTTCATGATCGTTACGATGCATCTGAACTTTTACGGGAAAATGGGGTGTCGGTTGAACAGATTACAGCTGATGCAAAACGGATGTTGCAATAA
- the trmB gene encoding tRNA (guanosine(46)-N7)-methyltransferase TrmB, whose amino-acid sequence MRLRRKPWIDEAIHEYDSHIILSGQADHKGKWRNLFSHPERPLYMELGTGKGRFIAGMSEAYPDANFVGFEVQIGVIYYAARKIFEAKRDNAKVSLFDIAGIEDIVAPGEVDRFYINFCDPWPKAKHAKRRLTYHTFLDRYARLLKDGGEVHFKTDNEGLFMFSLEEFKACGWELKNVTYDLHSTDLPNVKTEYEEKFSAKGQPIFRLEAIKPKVIKEV is encoded by the coding sequence ATGCGCCTTCGAAGAAAACCGTGGATTGATGAGGCTATCCACGAATATGATTCTCATATTATTTTGTCCGGACAGGCGGATCATAAAGGAAAGTGGCGAAACCTCTTTTCACATCCTGAACGGCCTCTCTATATGGAACTTGGAACGGGAAAAGGTCGCTTTATCGCAGGCATGTCAGAGGCTTATCCGGATGCGAATTTTGTGGGCTTTGAGGTACAAATCGGCGTTATTTATTATGCGGCACGAAAAATTTTTGAAGCTAAGCGGGATAATGCGAAAGTATCTTTGTTTGATATTGCCGGTATTGAAGATATTGTAGCACCGGGCGAGGTAGACAGATTTTACATTAACTTCTGTGACCCATGGCCTAAGGCGAAACACGCAAAACGTCGACTCACATATCATACGTTCCTGGATCGATATGCGCGCCTTTTAAAAGACGGCGGAGAGGTGCATTTTAAGACGGATAATGAAGGCTTGTTTATGTTTTCCCTTGAGGAATTCAAGGCCTGCGGCTGGGAACTTAAAAATGTAACCTATGATTTGCATAGTACCGACTTACCGAATGTAAAAACTGAGTACGAAGAGAAATTCAGTGCAAAAGGGCAGCCGATTTTCCGTTTGGAAGCGATTAAACCGAAAGTCATAAAGGAGGTTTAA